The following are encoded together in the Novipirellula artificiosorum genome:
- a CDS encoding trypsin-like peptidase domain-containing protein, with protein MNRNCIAAATALVIGISLAWQASIVQASPSNAILRNAILIDFSSSTCPPCRAMQPVLAQLEQSGVPVRHVDVQSELDLARRYGIRQTPTFVVVVDGKEATRLVGIQSLAQLQSALTVSPAGLPIDTGSQSRPLAHNPTPQTRLAPMGAAAFSSSLTASAATAEAMPSVSVADAVERAQAATVRLRVYDGKGYGAGTGTIVDTHGDEALVLTCGHLFRETKGQGKIEVDLFVGGEVRTVIGQVIDYDAEDRDIALVAIRPGFAIQPVRVIGANEKVQNGQTAFSFGCDRGDDPSRRDTRITGIDKYDQHLGVSNLEIQGAPIDGRSGGGLFDASGCLIGVCNAADYKGDVGIYAGPGTIHWQFDRANLSKLYQEPSGMLAAQNAAPPQRIASLPNHAVAPASLPASAMQPSALTVNPNQEVIIIIRNRDNPSGPSKVMTVAEPTTEFMQMVEGYAR; from the coding sequence GTGAATCGAAATTGTATCGCAGCTGCGACCGCTTTGGTGATTGGCATCTCGTTGGCGTGGCAAGCCTCCATCGTGCAGGCTTCACCATCCAATGCCATCTTGCGCAATGCCATCTTGATTGACTTCTCGTCATCGACGTGTCCCCCCTGTCGGGCGATGCAACCGGTGCTGGCACAGCTGGAACAATCCGGTGTTCCGGTTCGGCATGTCGATGTTCAATCCGAACTCGACCTCGCACGTCGATACGGGATCCGTCAAACACCAACCTTCGTGGTGGTGGTCGACGGAAAAGAAGCCACTCGGTTGGTTGGCATTCAATCCCTGGCCCAACTGCAATCGGCGCTTACGGTTTCCCCCGCTGGCCTCCCAATCGACACGGGGTCTCAGTCGAGACCACTCGCTCACAATCCCACCCCGCAAACACGACTGGCGCCAATGGGGGCGGCGGCTTTCAGTTCAAGTTTGACCGCGTCAGCGGCAACCGCCGAGGCGATGCCCAGCGTCAGTGTTGCCGATGCAGTTGAACGAGCCCAAGCCGCGACGGTTCGCTTGCGAGTCTACGACGGGAAAGGCTACGGAGCGGGTACAGGAACCATCGTCGATACGCACGGCGACGAAGCACTTGTGCTGACCTGCGGACACCTGTTCCGCGAAACGAAGGGTCAAGGAAAAATTGAAGTCGACTTGTTCGTCGGTGGCGAGGTACGTACCGTGATCGGCCAGGTGATTGATTATGATGCGGAAGACCGAGACATCGCATTGGTCGCGATCCGCCCCGGCTTTGCCATTCAGCCTGTGCGAGTGATCGGAGCGAACGAGAAGGTCCAAAATGGTCAAACCGCCTTCAGTTTTGGGTGTGACCGCGGTGACGATCCTTCACGGCGAGACACACGCATTACGGGAATCGACAAATACGATCAACACCTCGGTGTTTCGAACCTTGAAATCCAAGGCGCCCCGATCGATGGTCGTAGCGGCGGCGGGCTGTTCGACGCATCCGGCTGTTTGATCGGTGTTTGCAACGCTGCCGATTACAAAGGCGATGTTGGGATCTACGCCGGCCCTGGTACGATCCACTGGCAATTTGACCGCGCGAATCTGTCGAAACTCTATCAGGAGCCGAGTGGCATGTTGGCTGCTCAGAACGCGGCACCACCGCAGCGGATCGCGAGTTTGCCGAACCACGCAGTCGCTCCCGCAAGCCTACCTGCATCCGCAATGCAGCCATCGGCCCTTACGGTCAACCCGAACCAGGAAGTGATCATCATCATTCGCAATCGCGACAACCCCTCTGGCCCCTCCAAGGTGATGACGGTTGCCGAGCCAACAACCGAATTCATGCAAATGGTGGAAGGCTACGCACGCTAG
- a CDS encoding ammonium transporter: protein MPVPVGWTQDATVGNLAASEPVVADTVEAPLDIEAAIANAALAGHNAWMLTSCALVLFMTAPGLAMFYGGLVRRKNVLSVMMQCIFLMGMMTVLWALVGYSLAFGGSGRWLGNMDHLFMNGVQRYWDDAAGMPVTPIFSADIPIPMLTHMLFQGMFFIITPALICGAFAERMKFSAMVIFSMLWGLLIYCPLCHWVWDGGILAYGETGIAGGALDFAGGTVVHISSGISALVAAILIGPRMGYPREPIQPHNLTYTALGAAMLWVGWFGFNAGSELLSDELTSSAFAVTHFSAAAGALAWALTEWVVLGKPTVLGASSGAVAGLVCITPAAGFVQPMPALLMGALAGVVCYMACSKLKHALRYDDALDAFGVHGVGGTLGALLTGIFATRACWDIAEGQPLGLIESGSPSLLIGQVVAILITYAFAGIGSLILLKAIDGVIGLRVHAEHEQRGLDIIDHGEEGYTFA from the coding sequence ATTCCCGTCCCCGTTGGCTGGACGCAAGACGCCACGGTTGGAAACCTGGCTGCCTCCGAGCCGGTCGTTGCCGATACGGTCGAAGCGCCGCTGGACATTGAAGCGGCAATCGCCAACGCGGCGTTGGCCGGGCACAACGCCTGGATGCTAACCAGCTGTGCCCTGGTGTTGTTCATGACCGCTCCAGGATTGGCGATGTTCTATGGTGGGCTGGTTCGCCGCAAGAACGTTTTGAGCGTCATGATGCAGTGCATCTTCTTGATGGGGATGATGACGGTGTTGTGGGCTCTGGTCGGTTACTCCCTTGCATTCGGCGGCTCCGGTCGCTGGCTTGGAAACATGGACCACTTGTTCATGAACGGTGTTCAACGCTACTGGGATGACGCGGCCGGTATGCCGGTGACGCCGATCTTTTCTGCAGACATTCCGATTCCGATGCTCACGCATATGCTGTTCCAAGGCATGTTCTTTATCATCACACCTGCCCTGATCTGTGGTGCCTTTGCCGAGCGAATGAAGTTTAGCGCGATGGTGATCTTCTCGATGCTGTGGGGCCTGTTGATCTATTGCCCCCTTTGCCATTGGGTTTGGGATGGCGGAATCCTCGCCTATGGTGAAACCGGAATCGCAGGCGGTGCATTGGATTTCGCCGGTGGGACGGTCGTCCATATCAGCAGCGGTATCTCGGCATTGGTCGCTGCCATTCTGATCGGTCCCCGGATGGGATACCCGCGTGAGCCGATTCAACCCCACAATCTGACTTACACCGCACTCGGTGCAGCAATGCTCTGGGTCGGATGGTTCGGATTCAATGCCGGCAGCGAATTGCTGTCCGACGAACTAACCAGCAGCGCATTTGCCGTGACGCACTTCTCCGCGGCCGCCGGCGCGCTCGCTTGGGCGTTAACCGAATGGGTCGTGCTTGGGAAACCAACCGTACTGGGCGCCAGCAGCGGCGCGGTAGCCGGTTTGGTCTGTATCACACCCGCCGCGGGTTTCGTCCAACCGATGCCAGCGCTGTTGATGGGAGCCCTTGCCGGAGTCGTTTGCTACATGGCATGTAGCAAGTTGAAGCATGCTCTGCGATACGACGATGCACTCGATGCGTTCGGCGTGCACGGCGTCGGCGGGACCCTCGGCGCGTTGCTGACCGGGATCTTTGCGACCCGCGCCTGTTGGGATATTGCGGAGGGGCAGCCGCTTGGGCTCATCGAGTCGGGGAGCCCCAGCCTGCTGATCGGACAGGTGGTCGCCATTTTGATCACCTATGCATTCGCCGGAATCGGTAGTCTGATTCTGCTCAAAGCGATTGATGGCGTGATCGGGCTTCGCGTACACGCTGAGCACGAACAACGCGGCTTGGACATCATCGATCATGGCGAAGAGGGCTACACGTTCGCCTAA
- a CDS encoding glycoside hydrolase family 32 protein, which yields MILVLLLVLLAAVPVVAQDVIIADFEGDSYSGWAIEGSAFGTRPARGESLGFLGYRGGGVANSFATSDEDVGSLTSAEFQIAQRYIVMLVGGGKQANGQRENQAAVELLVDGRAIRTATGDNSETLRWHSWDVAGLKGQSAQIRIFDNASGEWGHICVDHILQSESPRAGTGVWRIEEYRSSADYFQEPFRPGFHFTPELNWMNDPNGLTYFGGEYHLFYQHNPLGNVWGHMSWGHAVSKDMFHWEHLPIAMYEENGVMVYSGSCIIDHNNTSGFGTGDEPPMIAIYTGHSDERETQDIAYSNDRGRTWTKYGENPVIDLGKKDFRDPKVFWHPPSQKWCMVVSLAREKRLQFYASPDLKNWSLLSEFGPAGVRSKSNWECPDLFELPIENEPGHTRWVLEADMGNGAVAGGSGGEYFTGMFDGQTFRADSTDSKWVDYGRDFYAPVTYSNLPRDDGRRVWVGWMNNWSTALNPTYPWRSAMSVPRELSLRRIGDQLRLCQRPVASIESLRKEPMLISNMEIEDGDTTLSARGQQLDLMLVIDPGTARRFGVRVLKGDHEQTEIGYDMATESLSVDRTQSGNVKFHQDFSGKHAGPLGLDPNGQVRLRLLVDRCSVEVFGGEGETVLTDLIFPSASSDRIELFAEGGRATVVDGQVFQLDASMGPNANP from the coding sequence ATGATCCTAGTTTTGCTGCTCGTGTTGCTGGCTGCTGTTCCTGTGGTCGCCCAAGACGTCATCATCGCTGACTTCGAAGGTGACTCCTATTCTGGGTGGGCGATTGAAGGCAGCGCCTTTGGTACGAGGCCCGCTCGCGGCGAATCTCTCGGTTTCCTTGGGTACCGAGGTGGCGGCGTGGCGAACTCGTTTGCCACCTCGGACGAAGACGTCGGATCACTGACGTCAGCTGAATTTCAAATCGCTCAGCGCTATATCGTGATGCTCGTTGGAGGCGGCAAGCAGGCAAACGGGCAGCGAGAAAATCAGGCGGCGGTAGAGTTGCTCGTCGACGGTCGAGCGATCCGGACCGCCACGGGCGACAACTCTGAAACCTTGCGATGGCACAGCTGGGACGTTGCCGGGCTAAAAGGCCAATCCGCGCAAATTCGAATTTTTGATAACGCCAGCGGTGAGTGGGGGCATATCTGTGTCGATCATATCCTGCAAAGTGAATCCCCTCGCGCGGGCACCGGAGTTTGGCGCATCGAGGAATACCGGAGTTCAGCAGACTATTTCCAAGAACCGTTCCGTCCCGGTTTCCATTTTACTCCGGAACTAAATTGGATGAACGATCCGAATGGTTTGACCTACTTTGGCGGTGAGTACCACTTGTTTTACCAGCACAATCCGCTCGGCAACGTCTGGGGACACATGAGTTGGGGACACGCGGTTAGCAAAGACATGTTCCATTGGGAACACCTGCCCATTGCAATGTACGAAGAAAACGGAGTGATGGTTTATTCGGGTAGCTGCATCATCGATCACAACAACACCAGCGGTTTTGGAACAGGCGACGAACCACCGATGATCGCCATTTACACCGGGCACAGCGATGAACGTGAGACGCAAGACATCGCATACAGCAATGATCGTGGACGAACATGGACCAAGTATGGAGAGAATCCCGTCATCGATCTGGGCAAGAAGGACTTCCGTGATCCTAAGGTGTTTTGGCACCCGCCCTCGCAAAAGTGGTGCATGGTGGTCTCGCTGGCACGTGAAAAACGATTGCAGTTCTACGCTTCCCCCGATTTGAAGAACTGGTCCCTGCTCAGTGAGTTTGGTCCCGCAGGCGTTCGTTCCAAATCCAACTGGGAATGTCCTGATTTGTTCGAGCTGCCGATCGAAAATGAACCTGGGCATACACGTTGGGTGTTGGAGGCCGATATGGGAAACGGTGCCGTCGCGGGAGGTTCCGGTGGCGAGTACTTTACGGGCATGTTTGATGGCCAGACGTTTCGAGCGGACTCGACCGACTCGAAATGGGTTGACTATGGTCGAGATTTCTACGCTCCGGTGACTTATTCCAATTTGCCTCGCGACGATGGACGTCGGGTCTGGGTCGGATGGATGAACAATTGGTCGACGGCACTGAACCCAACCTACCCGTGGCGAAGTGCGATGTCGGTTCCGCGAGAGTTGAGCCTTCGGCGCATCGGCGACCAGTTGCGTCTGTGCCAACGCCCCGTCGCGTCGATTGAGTCACTGCGGAAGGAACCGATGCTGATCTCGAACATGGAAATCGAGGATGGGGATACCACTCTCAGCGCGCGCGGCCAGCAACTGGATCTGATGCTCGTGATCGATCCTGGCACGGCTCGTAGGTTCGGTGTCCGAGTGCTGAAGGGGGATCACGAACAAACCGAGATTGGCTACGACATGGCTACCGAGTCGCTGAGCGTGGATCGGACCCAATCGGGCAATGTGAAGTTTCACCAGGATTTTTCGGGCAAGCACGCTGGGCCACTCGGGCTCGACCCGAACGGGCAAGTGCGGCTCCGACTGCTCGTCGATCGGTGCAGCGTTGAGGTGTTTGGAGGTGAGGGGGAAACCGTCCTCACCGACCTCATTTTTCCGAGTGCGAGCAGCGATCGAATTGAGCTGTTTGCAGAGGGAGGCAGGGCGACCGTGGTTGACGGGCAGGTTTTCCAGCTTGACGCATCCATGGGGCCAAACGCGAATCCGTAA
- a CDS encoding BlaI/MecI/CopY family transcriptional regulator: MSQFTAGELEVMQILWEHGELKPAEIQAVFPREIKNPALRSVLVILVDKGHVSRRQVGKAFFYKARTHRNRAFRSMLRELADQFCEGSTRTLLFNLVQSEKLSDDDIAELERLAKDSSPLKEKRSES; this comes from the coding sequence ATGTCGCAGTTCACTGCTGGCGAACTCGAAGTCATGCAGATTCTTTGGGAGCATGGCGAATTGAAGCCGGCCGAAATCCAGGCGGTGTTCCCTCGCGAGATCAAGAACCCGGCCTTGCGGTCGGTTCTTGTCATCCTTGTCGACAAAGGGCACGTCTCGCGGCGGCAAGTCGGCAAGGCGTTCTTCTACAAAGCGAGAACGCATCGCAATCGCGCGTTCCGCAGCATGCTCCGTGAACTGGCGGACCAATTCTGTGAAGGTTCGACGCGAACTCTGCTGTTCAATCTCGTCCAATCCGAAAAACTGTCGGACGATGACATCGCTGAATTGGAGCGGTTAGCAAAAGACAGTTCTCCCCTCAAAGAGAAACGGAGTGAATCATGA
- a CDS encoding M56 family metallopeptidase: MITRTSFTELTHAVVDAPWWFTVLCKMTVVLLLAWILHLLLRDKNPRWRVLLWRAAVVGVLVVSGLDALRFTSLSLTVAAPEKIVTTASVSLEHNPHASFTLGPISNTYPSPLWQSPMRMPEAVSAEPSPVRSPVSASSTEATAAERVFSIASIPNGLWLIWLMGVAAFLLRWVTSLRRLQKMVADSRAVPDWIRQETWRLCDEMGIRTCRVAEVDRVGSPCLGWTTTGPILLMPKSIAASADRDEMTAILTHELSHLYGHDLSWAWLVNVVSGLLWPHPLCWRIGSAHLTACEDAADAESARRLGDTDLYSRTLAKVALSVARHPRPVGLAMARISDVRRRLDRVKRTFRQLPLRRRTIALKLGGASCAFLLLGAIRFVHADPPSETATAVNVGQESERLLVVRVGDEDGKPIDGAALRAWYDAEKIEPQQRGDGRYEVSFPHDARHLRLDATAPRRVPHLAAWHHADLDTELGDEFHFTLPKGTVIRGQVHDEAGNPIEGATVSVLDSTGMKERIRPQPYVYDYPVQTDAEGRWVCDVMPKQFSEVSLKLTHPDFISDSMFSETAGQVSIESLRDGTHRMVMKKGVTVAGKIVDSDGDPVEGAVVFQGSDRLGSDYPKTETNAAGEFAFEQCKPSGFAGMILTVVAKQFAPELEVVQVREAMEPIAITLKPGKTLRLRTVGPDGEPLAGVHVFADTWRSHRSLADAEIHGETDADGVFVWENAPEDEIEFDLLARGYMDKRNTKLTARDEPYVLQFAEPLIVTGSVVHADTKQPIKEFEVIDGYKLDTGGPMMWDHESSRRGREGRFQSRFDYPYPEYSVRIEAKAFEPAVSRLLQPDEGDVELDFELKPAVSEADVSDQYHWDCTTEDKETGERIAGVKISWEFRTHHVNADGEQTLWKKAFVSDQDGHYKVSVPKSIVDAAMALVGIEYSHPEYLPRRDSFWPLRMPDDPVGKQIDHRHAKLEPGVKVFGKMIHPDGSPAKDVPVMFARNREGFGDGNGGYAHGFWTRTDNDGNYQLFTRNTWPQRIHWFPTEYEANSKATTKTFGQQPTIRLKPGLSLVGKVIDAEGQPIEGIVVRAVTGTRVPLMFATSNAAGVFRFTPLPAGEYGLIPVKRYHDNRSGDSLTTKLPYPIPSIRYELKDSTSSSDPKAVIQAAPLVKIPVEVVDGDAMPMSHARLSIGSLGDFGNAVMAEPIEGSPGKFEFVFPKGRYIRDLAFRCSMGDAALYQMNLDHPPTAAEAIVLGKAEDDFPAIRVTVRPAATLTVKVRTADGKAPTEAIQVNGHYGPETQTRIEDAERANRDPQAHFMAPRYFQSNPAGEPFNTTFKQITPGEPFVVSLRSAHYTAEPTTVVLGDGESRQVEILAAVKEEMEEK; the protein is encoded by the coding sequence ATGATCACGCGTACGAGCTTCACGGAACTGACGCATGCGGTTGTCGACGCCCCCTGGTGGTTCACGGTTCTTTGCAAAATGACCGTGGTTTTGCTACTCGCCTGGATCCTGCACTTGCTGCTGCGCGACAAGAATCCTCGCTGGCGAGTGCTGTTGTGGCGAGCCGCGGTCGTTGGCGTCTTGGTCGTTTCCGGTCTGGACGCACTGCGTTTCACGTCGCTTTCCTTGACCGTCGCAGCGCCGGAAAAGATCGTTACCACCGCGTCGGTTTCGCTTGAGCACAATCCGCACGCTTCGTTTACCCTCGGACCGATCAGCAACACCTATCCGAGCCCGCTTTGGCAATCGCCGATGCGAATGCCAGAAGCGGTCTCCGCAGAGCCTTCTCCGGTGCGGAGCCCTGTATCCGCGAGCAGCACGGAGGCAACCGCAGCAGAACGGGTTTTCTCGATCGCGAGCATTCCGAACGGGCTGTGGCTGATTTGGCTTATGGGGGTCGCGGCGTTTTTGTTGCGTTGGGTGACGTCGCTGCGACGGCTGCAGAAAATGGTTGCGGATTCCCGAGCAGTGCCTGATTGGATCAGGCAGGAAACGTGGCGACTTTGCGACGAAATGGGGATTCGAACGTGTCGCGTTGCAGAGGTGGATCGGGTGGGTTCGCCCTGTCTTGGCTGGACCACGACGGGACCGATTTTACTGATGCCCAAGTCGATTGCTGCATCCGCAGACCGCGACGAAATGACGGCCATTTTGACTCACGAGCTATCGCATCTCTACGGTCATGATTTGTCCTGGGCTTGGCTTGTCAACGTCGTCAGCGGTCTGCTTTGGCCGCATCCGCTTTGTTGGCGCATCGGTTCGGCACACCTGACCGCCTGTGAAGACGCCGCCGACGCCGAATCCGCTCGGCGACTGGGTGACACCGACCTCTATTCGCGGACGTTGGCGAAGGTTGCGCTCAGCGTCGCTCGCCATCCTCGCCCGGTTGGATTGGCCATGGCTCGCATCAGTGATGTCCGCCGTCGCCTCGATCGAGTCAAGCGAACGTTTCGCCAATTGCCCCTGCGTCGCCGCACCATCGCGTTGAAGCTGGGGGGCGCTTCCTGTGCGTTTCTGTTGCTCGGAGCGATCCGTTTCGTCCATGCCGATCCGCCGTCGGAAACAGCGACGGCAGTCAATGTGGGACAAGAGTCGGAGCGTTTGCTCGTCGTTCGCGTTGGCGATGAGGATGGCAAACCGATCGATGGAGCAGCGCTGCGTGCTTGGTACGATGCCGAAAAGATCGAGCCCCAGCAACGAGGCGATGGGCGATACGAAGTGTCGTTTCCCCACGACGCAAGACATCTGCGTCTCGACGCCACCGCACCCCGCCGGGTTCCTCATCTAGCCGCCTGGCACCATGCCGACTTGGACACCGAACTTGGCGACGAATTCCATTTTACGCTGCCAAAGGGAACGGTGATTCGTGGTCAAGTCCATGACGAAGCGGGAAATCCGATCGAAGGAGCGACCGTATCGGTATTAGATTCCACGGGCATGAAAGAGCGTATTCGCCCGCAACCCTACGTCTACGACTATCCGGTGCAAACCGATGCCGAAGGCCGCTGGGTTTGTGACGTGATGCCGAAGCAGTTCTCGGAAGTTTCATTGAAACTGACCCATCCCGATTTCATCAGCGATTCAATGTTCAGCGAAACCGCGGGGCAGGTATCGATCGAGTCACTGCGGGACGGCACTCATCGGATGGTGATGAAAAAGGGAGTCACCGTAGCGGGGAAAATCGTCGACTCCGATGGCGATCCGGTTGAAGGAGCGGTGGTATTTCAGGGTAGTGATCGGCTCGGATCCGACTATCCGAAAACGGAGACGAACGCGGCCGGGGAGTTTGCGTTCGAGCAATGTAAACCCTCCGGATTCGCTGGGATGATTTTGACGGTCGTTGCAAAACAGTTTGCACCCGAGCTAGAAGTCGTTCAGGTCAGGGAGGCAATGGAGCCGATCGCGATCACACTCAAGCCGGGGAAAACGCTGCGTCTTCGTACGGTTGGACCCGACGGCGAACCGCTTGCGGGCGTTCATGTTTTCGCCGATACATGGCGAAGCCACCGTTCGCTAGCCGATGCTGAAATTCATGGCGAAACCGACGCCGACGGAGTCTTCGTTTGGGAGAACGCACCGGAAGATGAAATTGAATTCGATTTGCTCGCTCGTGGGTACATGGACAAACGCAATACCAAACTGACCGCTCGCGACGAACCGTATGTCTTGCAGTTTGCTGAGCCGTTGATCGTCACCGGCAGTGTCGTTCATGCGGACACGAAGCAACCGATTAAAGAGTTCGAGGTGATTGACGGCTACAAGCTCGATACCGGTGGTCCGATGATGTGGGACCATGAGAGCAGCAGACGTGGGAGAGAGGGGCGTTTTCAGAGTCGTTTCGACTATCCTTATCCGGAATACTCCGTGCGAATCGAAGCAAAGGCATTTGAACCAGCGGTTTCGCGATTACTTCAACCGGACGAGGGTGACGTCGAGCTGGACTTTGAACTCAAGCCAGCTGTTTCCGAAGCGGACGTCTCGGATCAATATCATTGGGATTGCACCACCGAGGACAAAGAGACGGGCGAGAGAATCGCAGGGGTGAAGATTTCTTGGGAGTTCCGAACGCACCATGTAAACGCTGACGGTGAGCAGACGCTGTGGAAGAAAGCATTCGTTTCCGATCAAGACGGCCACTACAAGGTCAGCGTCCCCAAGTCAATCGTCGACGCTGCCATGGCGTTGGTCGGTATCGAATACTCGCACCCTGAATACTTGCCCCGTCGTGATTCTTTCTGGCCGCTGCGTATGCCGGATGATCCCGTTGGTAAACAAATTGATCACCGACATGCGAAGCTGGAACCAGGCGTGAAGGTGTTTGGGAAAATGATCCATCCGGATGGATCACCCGCGAAAGACGTGCCGGTGATGTTTGCTCGAAATCGCGAAGGATTCGGTGATGGGAACGGTGGCTACGCGCATGGCTTCTGGACGCGAACCGACAACGATGGAAACTATCAGCTTTTCACTCGCAACACTTGGCCTCAGCGGATTCATTGGTTCCCAACCGAGTATGAAGCGAACTCAAAAGCGACAACCAAGACGTTTGGGCAACAACCGACGATTCGATTGAAACCAGGATTGTCGCTTGTTGGAAAGGTCATCGATGCGGAGGGCCAGCCGATCGAAGGAATCGTGGTTCGAGCGGTTACCGGGACACGCGTACCGTTGATGTTTGCCACTTCGAACGCGGCAGGTGTGTTCCGGTTCACTCCGTTGCCAGCGGGCGAGTATGGTTTGATTCCCGTCAAACGTTACCATGACAATCGAAGCGGTGATTCGCTCACAACGAAGCTACCCTATCCGATTCCGTCGATTCGCTATGAATTGAAGGACTCGACGAGTTCATCTGATCCCAAGGCGGTGATTCAGGCAGCGCCGCTGGTCAAGATCCCGGTGGAAGTGGTCGACGGTGACGCGATGCCGATGAGTCACGCCCGTTTGTCGATCGGTTCCCTAGGTGATTTCGGAAATGCCGTGATGGCGGAGCCGATTGAAGGATCGCCTGGGAAATTCGAGTTTGTGTTCCCCAAAGGTCGGTACATCCGTGACTTGGCGTTTCGCTGTTCGATGGGAGACGCAGCCTTGTATCAAATGAACCTCGATCATCCGCCGACGGCTGCCGAGGCGATCGTGTTAGGGAAAGCAGAAGACGACTTCCCAGCCATCCGGGTGACGGTACGACCGGCGGCCACGTTGACGGTGAAGGTTCGCACGGCCGACGGCAAGGCACCGACCGAAGCGATTCAAGTCAACGGTCACTACGGCCCCGAAACGCAAACAAGAATTGAGGATGCGGAAAGAGCAAATCGGGATCCACAGGCCCACTTCATGGCGCCTCGCTATTTCCAATCCAATCCCGCGGGCGAGCCATTCAACACCACGTTCAAGCAAATCACGCCCGGCGAACCCTTTGTCGTCAGCCTACGTTCGGCGCACTATACCGCCGAGCCGACGACGGTCGTGTTAGGCGATGGCGAATCGAGGCAGGTCGAGATTTTGGCAGCGGTGAAGGAGGAGATGGAAGAAAAGTAG
- a CDS encoding BBP7 family outer membrane beta-barrel protein, translating into MSARLSMIAIFVSTVLAIAATGTIRAQSPYPPGYPNMAAGGPPISDPYAMSSYNSQANWLPQMPSFSLPTVSDRLYWRAEYLAWRADGMETPPLVTTSPAGTPQNQAGILGMSGTSVLFGGNEINNDIANGFRTRAGLWLTAQGTWGIEAEYFMLNGDNDSYSASGSGAPILARPFFDTTNDRQTAQLVSFPGLVNGSVAVGSDSDLKSFLINARASMLPIYPTICPPDGAQDRVDWIIGYRYLELDDRLGVTENLESQVPSAPGTIALSEAFETQNQFNGLQLGVVYQANFNRAWLESMLRVGVGNNKQKVSISGSTAITELGVTDTYSGGLLAQTSNIGTYERTDFSMVPEIGLTLGFRFTRCLHGTIGYSLIYFPNVVRAGDQIDTRVNPNLIPEPNLPISGSQHPAFSFVETDYWAQGLSLGGELRF; encoded by the coding sequence GTGTCCGCTCGGTTGTCCATGATCGCGATTTTCGTGAGTACGGTGCTCGCGATTGCTGCCACCGGCACCATCAGGGCTCAAAGTCCGTACCCGCCTGGCTATCCAAACATGGCTGCGGGGGGGCCGCCCATTAGCGATCCCTATGCCATGTCGAGTTACAATTCCCAGGCTAACTGGCTGCCGCAGATGCCGTCGTTTTCCCTTCCGACGGTGTCGGACCGATTGTATTGGCGTGCGGAGTACCTGGCTTGGCGGGCTGACGGAATGGAAACGCCACCGTTGGTCACGACCAGCCCCGCGGGAACACCACAAAATCAAGCCGGCATCCTGGGGATGTCTGGAACTTCCGTCCTGTTCGGTGGAAACGAAATCAACAACGATATCGCCAATGGGTTTCGAACACGGGCTGGACTCTGGTTGACCGCGCAGGGGACCTGGGGCATCGAGGCCGAGTACTTTATGCTCAATGGAGACAATGATAGTTATTCCGCCAGCGGCAGCGGGGCTCCGATCCTTGCTCGACCTTTTTTCGATACGACCAACGATCGACAAACCGCTCAATTGGTTTCTTTTCCCGGTTTAGTGAACGGTTCGGTTGCCGTCGGATCCGATTCCGATCTCAAATCGTTCCTGATCAATGCGCGTGCATCCATGTTGCCAATCTATCCAACGATCTGTCCTCCGGATGGGGCGCAAGACCGAGTCGATTGGATCATCGGTTACCGCTACTTAGAACTTGATGATCGACTGGGTGTCACGGAAAATCTCGAGTCTCAAGTTCCCAGTGCACCGGGAACGATTGCGCTTTCGGAAGCATTTGAAACACAGAATCAATTCAATGGGTTGCAGCTTGGAGTCGTCTATCAGGCGAACTTCAATCGGGCATGGCTCGAGTCGATGTTGCGCGTCGGTGTTGGCAACAACAAGCAAAAGGTGAGCATCAGCGGTTCGACTGCGATCACGGAACTTGGCGTCACAGACACCTATTCCGGTGGCTTGCTCGCGCAAACCAGCAATATCGGGACCTACGAACGCACGGATTTTTCGATGGTCCCTGAAATTGGGTTGACTCTCGGATTTCGGTTCACACGTTGTTTGCACGGCACGATCGGTTATTCGCTCATCTACTTTCCCAACGTCGTTCGAGCGGGTGACCAGATCGATACCCGCGTGAACCCCAACCTGATTCCCGAGCCGAATTTGCCCATCAGCGGTTCGCAGCACCCTGCATTTTCTTTTGTCGAAACCGATTATTGGGCACAAGGG